The following is a genomic window from Neodiprion virginianus isolate iyNeoVirg1 chromosome 1, iyNeoVirg1.1, whole genome shotgun sequence.
TCGTAGTCGACTAGTTAACTCTGGCTTAACCGGTTAACCAGTCAACTATGTTGACTACGTTAACAAGTAAACAACCTCAACCGGTTGCCTTTTAGCTCATTAAGTAAGTGAACTGTCTCGGCTGGTTAAACCGGTTGAATCGTACAGCAATAGTAAAAGGTCCGACTTCTATGTAGTCTAGGTATTTTCTATTCGATACCAATATCATTGAACATTAATTTCCTTATCGGTCTGCATCGCTCTAACGTATCGCGCTAACAACGAGGCAAGAGTCCGGAGTGCGCTTCTATCTCGAGTCCAGGACCATGCCCGGCAATAAATATCGACAGCCTGACTTATCAAACATTCAGTTTTTTTCCTCACCCTCCCCGATGTCACGCATGTAACGGTTTCAATTCTCCCTCACACATTAAACTGGCGAATAGCACTGACCTCTCTTCGTTTACACGGTGACCAACCGACGTGATGTATGCAATGCTTGCAGAAATATGGCGCCAAGATCCACTAACCGTTTTTCGTCCACGGAAATTCCGTCTATCTATCCGTTAATTTATCGGAAAGATCCGAAACGAAGGTGTACGGATACGGTAACGTTGGGTTATTCGTTGAGTTTAATACAAGCCTCTGAGCGGACGAATCATGACTCGGTGTCACTTTAAAGACTTCAGATGCCTTAGAGACTTTTAAGACGACGAAACTGTACCTGGTACCGTTTCGCGCCACGCGTCATACTGCGAGTTCACACATCTGGCTGAACATCTGCGCTGCCAATGACAAATCTGAAGTCATTTCTAAACAGCCCCTTTCCTATCAAGGCATGACCTCATTTAAGGTAACTGTTCCTGGTATGTCTGTGTGCCCAACATAGATCAATTGCGGACTATTGATAACCGCGCCGTGAATTGAATAGATATTGACAATGGCATTGTATTCGGAGAGTACTCGAAACGATAAATATCCATCACCGGTCGATCACTTGATCTCACAATGACTCGGCTATTCTTAGCCGTTGGCTCATACCAAAGATCCATGGTCTTATTGACGGTGTTATTATTTGCACTATTGGGAAAtcatttggaaaattttctaacatCACTGCCATATTTGTTCAACCTAATGAGCAAATATACAGGTAACACTTGATCTTATGCTCTCTTTGTTCTTAAGTAAAGTCTggtattgaataaaaaaacatagtACGCCAAGTATGGTGATTATCATTACCAATTTTTGGTTTACTATTATCAGTAATTTACACTGTACATATGTCTATACAAACACGTTAATtgagttcaaatttatatGCCGCATACAGTGTACACGCACACGTActtatatctatatatctcgtatatatatatattatattggTTATTTCGCGAAAGTGCGACATGCGTAAAATCCTTTTTGCGATCGGCATTTCTTTCGGGTCCTACGATTTATTCGTATAAGGAAAAACACTTTAATCACAGAAAGTTGCAACTGTCAATACACAGTCGGACGTATACCTCATTACCAAGAAAAAACCGGTACTTGGGCGAGTTTCTTGAAACGATCATTTTGCGTGTAACAAAGTTCTTTCACCAATAATCAATGATAAGTTGTTTGAACTTTTTGCCAGAATACATTGACCcggaattttggaaaaaaaaaataactttgcCAGAGGGaagatttttgatttttttttttctcaatcacaTAAGCCAGTATTTTGTTCCGTTTGACACCTAAGAGTCCGCCCTCGGCATAATCAAATCATCTTATACCATAACGAGTTGAAACGGTGCCTccaatttttacataaaacGTTTCTCATTTGTAACTGAAAATGCAATGTCATTCTTGCGTCAAAATGTGATGGCAAGGCGATGCCTAAtagtttcatttaaaaataaacaatacgatgtatttaaaaagaaaattatgttttttcaGACACATAAAGTCGGCACGTGCGTGAGAATTTTCATGATCTTAAATGTAATTGCACTTCGAAGCGTTTCCGTTTTTAATAtacaattaaatataatatttatgacGAAGTCTGAGTAGTCAATAATGTTGACATATACTAATGATAAAGTTATGACAAAAGGTTTGTGTCATTCTTTTGCCAGTAGTATGTTCCATAAATCCATTAAAATCGGTAAATcagtttataaatattcatggGGTACTTATACCATATCGTATTCACTTAATTGTCAGAGTCATACAAGCttttacaaatgaaaaaaaaagacatttcATTCTTTACTTTTTCCTCGATATAAAATGATCGATTCGGGATTATTACTCATGTACAAGAGCCAGTGAAGGTGgacaaaaatcgaaattatCGCTGACCGAAATTACAGCGTGAAATTTCTATTCGGTTTAAATCCTTGATCCGAGTGCATTAAAGGACCTGGTGGTAAGGTGATTGTTTCAGGTTTTCCTTCTATTAGAATACGAAGGGAAAAACGGATGAAAAAACACAGTGAAAACCATCCGTTAATTAGATCAAGAACGGATCAATGCTTTGTCATTACAACAACAAATGCAATGAGAGACAGAATTCAGGTCCGAAAGTAGAAGAAATGAAGCTTCCGCAGTTGCTTTAGTAACAAATCAAGCCACAACCCCAATTCAGAGTAATCTTGGGTCTAAGTTATAGGTCACTTGCATCCCTGTAAAGAAGAAGAGTCCGTGGTAATAGAGTCTGAGTTAAAAAATGAGAAGGACCACGAGGACCAACAGTGTGACATTGGATAGCACGGGACCCCATCAACATGATAAAAGAAGGACCCGGGTTTCCTTGCTCGAAACGagaatcttgaatttttcgcTGTTCTTCAGGGGATGAGCGATAAGCGCCCCTTTCGTCCGTCGAACTCATCCCATTCCATTCCCTCTTATCATATCCCGTGACTCCATGATGACCTCGCGATCGTTACTAGATCACAGCGTAGTTTGGTCGTTAGCGACGGTGTCGTTTTTCGTTTCCATCTTCCTGATCCTGTGCAATTTCATCTGAATTTCCTCCCTGGTCTTGCCCTTTGTTTCGGGTATGATAGCCGCGATGAAAATAGTACCGGTTAAGCATATCAATGCGAACATGCCGAATGACAGCGGCAAGCCAATGACGAGTTTCATGTTGATGAAAATCTTTGTCACCGCGAAGGCCAGCGACCAATTCAACATCGCTGCCGCGGAACCGATTGTGCCCACGACGTTTGTCGGCGACACTTCGTTCACCATGATCCAAGGCACTGGTCCAAATCCGATGGCGAACATGATTACGTAGATCGTTAAGAATATCAGAGGCGCCCATGGGATGCCGGTCGATTGTACTCCAGACTGTCCGGAAAGGAGGTAAAATGTGGTGAATGGATTTCGATAATAAATGCTCTACTTATCATCTGGGAGTGCGAGTAATGAGTTATGCAAATATCGCGTTGGTGCGCGTATTTGATTAAAGCCACTGGTTAGGATTTAATCGGAACACTGAGCACGCGTGCAAGTTCGATAAAATGATTTTACTGATCCAGCAAGCATTCGAAACTATTTTCAAGGTCTTGTGTACatcaaatgaattttatcacgACTAAATCTTATGtgtatcaaattatttcaacgtCCCATTTTCGTcaagtttaaaatatttccagcGAAACCTCAGCACTGGTTGTTAGAGCGGCTTAAAGTCAAATTATATACTACTTCCAGACGGAATGAATTTCATCCGCCCAATTGTTATTTTGTCATGCGAGATTCGCATCAGTTGGTTTATACACAGGAATTCTTTTGACAAACCAAAAGGCATAGACcgtatattattcataaacgtACAACTTGACGATAAGCGAATTATACTTTattagtatttttattttttttttttcaacgtctgGCTACTAGCTTATTACTACGAtactcgtaaaaaaaaacttgcaatTCAAGTACGAAGTGGGACATAAAGAGATGAAATAATCGTCTATTCGTCGAAGTTTGTGACAGTTCTGTAATTCTTATGCATCCTTTCCACAGCTCCACTCTCACTCTCCGATCGTTGATTAAAGTCATAACAGAACTCACCTGAAAATAGAAATGCAGGGCGACGGCAATAAGACAAAGACCCATGACGCTGGAACTGGTCATGAGAAGAATTCTTCGGCCGGCTTTGTCGATCAGCAGCATGGATACGCAGGTTGCGAAGACCTGGGCGACACCCATGATGCCCGTGCAAGCCGTTGGGCTAAGTGCCGACCCTTCGGCCTTGAAAAGTTCCTCGGCGTAAAAGATTACGGCATTTATTCCAGACAGTTGTTGGAGAATCATAAGTCCTGGGAGAGAAAATTGGAAGTCGTCAGAGCATAAAAGCTCACAGCGTGATTGAATAACCCCAAGGACTCACCGAAGGATATCAGCACGGCCCTTTTGTGATTCTTCAACTCGGTAAAGCTAGCCTTATGCATCCTCTGAGATTTTCTATTGCTCTCGAGCTGCGCAAGCTCCTGCTGAAAGGGGTAACTTTTTCCCCTAAGTCGCTCCATGGCTCTCTCCGCGTCGTCTCGACGGTCTTGGCCGATCAACCACACCGGCGTTTCCGGCATGAAGAGAAAAACCAGCAGCAGAGCTGCCGGTGTAAGGGCTGAGGTGACGGCGAtccatttcaaattttttatcaaacctAACGGATGAAAGCATATTTTACGATTAGATCAGGAGTCGAGTTATTTTGAACGTGGCGCGATACTCGCTGGTTTCTTCGATCGGCTTGAAACATGAAAAAGAGTAgctgaaatttattttggCATTATATGGCTGCAGACAGGATTTAATACCATCGGTATGACCGACCATGATTCACATTCGATAACGATCAATAAATTGAATGGATGTGTTTATATCGGCCAATAACTTTTATATTACGCAACGGGATTCATTAAGGAGTATCCATCTGTCTTGTATACCCTTTTTCTATcaattaaacatttattcgaaaatacgTGTAAACTGAGTCGTAAATTATGAGAGATAACCAACAATTGGacatttattgaaaattttaacagtAAAATGGCTGCGATAAGTGTTTAATTATAGACACATTATACATGGATtgtcgtaaattttttactttttattttctctcgtAGCCCAAGTAACAATCTATCCTTCATCTCCGTATCATTCTTCCGCGTCTAGCGCGAATTTCGTAACGCGGATAAGGTCATAAATTATTCTACCATAAAACCCCACGTGTCGCCGTAAAgcatttgaaattaaaatgataacgtaattaacattttcattgaccaatttttcttatataaAGCGGTACTTGTTCCGAGttagatgaataaaaatatcagcgaggaaaataaataactgtgAAATCACGTAAAACTTTCCGAATGATACTTctaatacgaaaaaaaaacacctcgactgatgaatggaaaaaaattcattgcatAATTATACGGGATCTAGCACGGTTAATTAACTCTGAAGCGCTACAATCACCGGTGGTTGGTGCAATTAGATTGTAACTCATTTGATAtggattgaataaaaaaaacaattgttaaaaaaaagtgctgACTCGTTGTTTTTCCGCGGTCCAATATACGGCAAATCCATCAACCTGCACGCCTTTGTTCA
Proteins encoded in this region:
- the LOC124298567 gene encoding facilitated trehalose transporter Tret1-like isoform X2; translated protein: MIGVPYLICWFIIGFAPSPLWLFVARFFAGAAIGATTVVVPLYVSEIAEPAIRGTLGALFQLQITIGISLGYLTGLIKNLKWIAVTSALTPAALLLVFLFMPETPVWLIGQDRRDDAERAMERLRGKSYPFQQELAQLESNRKSQRMHKASFTELKNHKRAVLISFGLMILQQLSGINAVIFYAEELFKAEGSALSPTACTGIMGVAQVFATCVSMLLIDKAGRRILLMTSSSVMGLCLIAVALHFYFQSGVQSTGIPWAPLIFLTIYVIMFAIGFGPVPWIMVNEVSPTNVVGTIGSAAAMLNWSLAFAVTKIFINMKLVIGLPLSFGMFALICLTGTIFIAAIIPETKGKTREEIQMKLHRIRKMETKNDTVANDQTTL
- the LOC124298567 gene encoding facilitated trehalose transporter Tret1-like isoform X1, producing the protein MSSFDPENHSTPSPTAEKLIQYLATLSATLAAVTAGNYLGWSSPALPLYNQKDTLTLVEDEQSWVGSLLPLGALVGAIPAGWIADKVGRKKAILMIGVPYLICWFIIGFAPSPLWLFVARFFAGAAIGATTVVVPLYVSEIAEPAIRGTLGALFQLQITIGISLGYLTGLIKNLKWIAVTSALTPAALLLVFLFMPETPVWLIGQDRRDDAERAMERLRGKSYPFQQELAQLESNRKSQRMHKASFTELKNHKRAVLISFGLMILQQLSGINAVIFYAEELFKAEGSALSPTACTGIMGVAQVFATCVSMLLIDKAGRRILLMTSSSVMGLCLIAVALHFYFQSGVQSTGIPWAPLIFLTIYVIMFAIGFGPVPWIMVNEVSPTNVVGTIGSAAAMLNWSLAFAVTKIFINMKLVIGLPLSFGMFALICLTGTIFIAAIIPETKGKTREEIQMKLHRIRKMETKNDTVANDQTTL